A portion of the Caenorhabditis elegans chromosome III genome contains these proteins:
- the fbxa-51 gene encoding F-box domain-containing protein (Confirmed by transcript evidence) yields MIDIDSKAHQRNFLLSTFINMSLDVANLVLEKMEPMDLLRARKVCRSLRIAVDKIGFHFGYINLSLMKNEVEMKLSGTKIRYITAANGNTNVIHNEQTKLIDGENFVERAFKDLMIVSEHALKIIIRNSKDSDIVTTFNKLLKSETCVPVKEIRLLYFSFDEVITILPCFDAKGLKMMALEYVASNDQFEQITHLEQWKKAENVELSMSVIASTVILNSFHFKSFIIHQVDEFSAQTAIQIRDDLLRRSTFQSCEIHFDKSETNPIEIAKVFKPDYAGGNDFKIEFLNGNDKFDIWLEEYLYNYCLNVKRFLK; encoded by the exons atgatCGACATCGATTCAAAGGCACatcagagaaattttttattgtcgACTTTCATCAATATGTCTCTGGATGTCGCTAACCTAGTTTTGGAAAAGATGGAGCCTATGGATCT ACTGAGAGCGAGAAAAGTTTGTCGCAGTTTGAGAATTGCCGTCGATAAAATTGGATTTCATTTCGGTTACATCAATTTGTCCTTGATGAAAAATGAAGTCGAAATGAAATTGAGTGGAACTAAAATCAGATATATTACTGCTGCAAATGGTAATACGAATGTAATTCACAATGAACAGACAAAGTTGATTGATGGagaaaattttgtggaaagAGCGTTTAAGGATTTGATGATAGTGTCGGAGCACGCACTGAAAATCATAATTAGAAATTCGAAAGATAGCGACATTGTTACAACTTTCAATAAGCTTTTGAAATCCGAAACATGTGTACCCGTAAAGGAAATAAGACTTTTGTATTTCTCCTTTGATGAAGTCATCACGATTCTTCCATGTTTTGATGCAAAAGGGCTCAAAATGATGGCCTTGGAATATGTTGCGTCAAATGACCAATTCGAACAAATAACCCATTTGGAGCAATGGAAAAAGGCAGAAAATGTTGAGCTTTCGATGTCTGTTATTGCCAGTACAGTGATTCTTAACTCgtttcatttcaaaagtttcattattcATCAGGTTGACGAATTTTCAGCACAGACCGCAATACAAATAAGAGAT gatctTTTGAGAAGAAGTACATTCCAAAGTTGCGAGATACATTTTGACAAATCAGAGACAAATCCgattgaaattgcaaaagtatTCAAACCGGACTATGCAGGCGGCAAtgacttcaaaattgaatttttaaatggtaACGACAAGTTTGATATATGGCTTGAAGAGTACCTATACAATTATTGTTTAAATgtgaaaagatttttaaaatag
- the fbxa-11 gene encoding F-box domain-containing protein (Confirmed by transcript evidence) — MSTLLDMPVEIGKLVLKRMKPVERLVCRKVCRSLRTAVDSFGIRFNSVSVDLYDDYVLMDLNGLSIKYKSEENGTSAVYCNGKRIAREEDYLKVAFEDLMAVMDQTSQLCFRNKRKELLNSITSVTDILKNKENLCVKEILLNTFSFDDALLILPCFNAQVLESIELWEAAPIDHCERLTGLDQWKNAKRFRTHDSRFQNEKLQIGQLFHFEKFQVEFDNFSILDVTKVKEDLLKRSEFKECSLIIGRFDSTPFKIAQLFKPDVAEDMKYEIKYSVDNKIFVIFINRQVFCCELM; from the exons atgtctacTTTGCTGGATATGCCTGTAGAAATAGGCAAACTAGTTTTGAAACGCATGAAGCCCGTGGAACg actGGTCTGCCGAAAAGTGTGTAGAAGCTTGAGAACCGCGGTGGACAGTTTTGGAATTCGCTTCAATAGTGTTTCAGTGGATTTGTATGATGATTATGTTTTAATGGACTTGAACGGATTAAGCATCAAATAcaaaagtgaagaaaatggGACCTCTGCTGTATATTGCAATGGGAAACGTATTGCCAGGGAAGAAGATTATTTGAAAGTAGCGTTCGAGGATTTAATGGCAGTAATGGACCAAACCTCACAATTGTGCTtcagaaacaaaagaaaagaGCTTCTCAACAGCATAACCTCCGTTAcagacattttgaaaaataaagaaaatctCTGCGTGAAGGAAATATTACTTAACACATTTTCATTTGATGATGCCTTGCTTATTCTTCCGTGTTTCAATGCTCAAGTCCTGGAAAGTATCGAGTTATGGGAAGCTGCTCCGATTGACCATTGTGAACGGCTCACCGGCTTGGACCAGTGGAAAAATGCGAAACGTTTCCGAACTCACGATTCTCGGTTccagaatgaaaaattgcaaattggacagttgtttcattttgaaaagtttcaagtcgaatttgataatttctcAATTCTAGACGTTACGAAAGTCAAAGAG GATCTCTTGAAAAGAAGCGAATTCAAAGAATGCTCTCTCATAATTGGTAGGTTCGATTCAACGCCGTTCAAAATTGCACAATTATTCAAGCCGGATGTTGCTGAAGACATGAAATATGAAATCAAATATTCCGTGGATAATAAAATATTCGTGATTTTTATTAATAGACAAGTGTTCTGCTGTGAGCTTATGTAA
- the tbc-10 gene encoding Rab-GAP TBC domain-containing protein (Confirmed by transcript evidence) encodes MQISSTSSNGNYANIERMTVSCPPETFDETVPLKQIKKELTFVIERPEKPGETSSHHGSKRSSVCYEGDEEYDNVDDDVAIAENRHISENLEHFEEPVSTMRAQNSVKFADNIVENHPETDRFGFFTIQNKCSTPPIDSKILRRREKKWIQMLDNWRYFMDEKFELVKNRCRKGIPPSLRGRAWKYLSGATYQMEVSSNRFVFDYCVKQAGDPKWNDDIQKDLSRQFPEHEMFARVGKYGNNGKNDLFDLLKAWTILHPEEGYCQGQAPIAAVLLMHMPVRDAFYCFVQICHKYLPGYYSSGLEAVQTDGDILTKLIKDRSKLTYRHFKANGVDPALYMIEWFMCCFCRTLPWPTVLRVWDMFLCEGVKILFKVALVLLKFGIGTPSQIKQYPDMPAIVTRLRNLPVEIMEEEFLVQKISETNLNDADMEKLHFGAMKTRQMRFD; translated from the exons ATGCAAATCTCATCCACCTCATCAAATGGCAACTACGCGAATATCGAACGGATGACAGTTTCATGTCCGCCGGAGACTTTCGACGAGACCGTACCTcttaaacaaataaaaaaagagcTCACTTTCGTAATAGAACGGCCTGAAAAACCAGGAGAA acatCCTCGCATCACGGCAGCAAACGAAGTTCCGTCTGCTATGAAGGCGACGAGGAGTACGATAATGTGGATGACGACGTGGCGATTGCAGAGAATCGgcacatttctgaaaatttggagcattttgaagAGCCCGTGAGCACGATGAGAGCTCAGAATTCGGTGAAATTTGCGGATAATATAGTGGAAAATCATCCGGAGACTGATAGATTCGGATTTTTTACGATACAAAATAAAtg ctccaCGCCGCCAATAGACTCAAAAATTCTACGACGACGAGAGAAAAAATGGATTCAAATGCTCGACAACTGGCGGTACTTCAtggatgaaaaatttgaattagtgAAGAATCGATGTCGAAAAGGGATTCCGCCGAGCCTACGAGGCCGGGCGTGGAAATATTTAAGCGGTGCCACGTACCAGATGGAAGTATCTTCAAATCGATTTGTTtttgat TACTGTGTCAAACAAGCCGGTGACCCGAAATGGAACGACGATATACAGAAGGACTTGAGCCGCCAGTTTCCGGAACACGAAATGTTTGCCAGGGTGGGAAAGTACGGAAATAATGG gaaaaacgACCTTTTCGACTTGCTCAAAGCCTGGACAATTCTCCATCCGGAAGAGGGCTACTGTCAAGGACAGGCTCCAATTGCAGCGGTTCTCCTGATGCACATGCCGGTCCGCGACGCCTTCTACTGTTTTGTGCAGATCTGTCATAAGTACCTGCCCGGGTACTACAGCAGTGGCCTGGAAGCCGTACAAACCGATGGGGATATACTGACGAAGTTGATAAAGGACAGGAGTAAACTTACCTACAGACATTTT aAAGCCAACGGAGTCGACCCAGCGTTATACATGATCGAGTGGTTTATGTGCTGCTTTTGCCGAACACTACCCTGGCCTACAGTACTCCGCGTATGGGACATGTTCCTGTGCGAGGGCGTCAAGATTCTGTTCAAAGTGGCGCTGGTGCTACTGAAATTCGGAATTGGGACGCCGTCACAGATTAAACAGTACCCCGATATGCCTGCAATTGTGACCCGGTTACGGAATTTACCTGTAGAAATTATGGAGGAAGAGTTCTTGGTGCAAAAg atCTCCGAAACCAATCTAAACGACGCGGATATGGAAAAACTTCATTTTGGAGCCATGAAAACCCGACAAATGAGATTTGACTGA
- the fbxa-10 gene encoding F-box domain-containing protein (Confirmed by transcript evidence), with protein sequence MPELLDMPLALVNQILEKLDPEDLLASRKVCQKLRTAVDKFGIHFNAIEVICTVDNILMKLNESLITYTNASKSGTTVTYECRRKTIGNEDFTSRAFKDLEIILEQVPKFTFRIELYDSKRKNQKNMTKFITSFINFLKAKDCIHVKEIHFNRLLFDDILSILPFFNAKVLENIKLSETDNLKKFERLACLEQWKNAKTFETPWVLVHNCQIPIEQLFHLERFKIVIDDFFKQNRIDIRDDLLQRSTFRKCEILFEKSNSTPFEIAKLFKPDVSKSDNYEVEFSIGGKMFRIISSTNCFLCEIL encoded by the exons ATGCCTGAATTGTTGGATATGCCTTTGGCATTGGTTAACcaaattctggaaaagttgGATCCCGAGGACCT ACTGGCATCCCGTAAAGTgtgccaaaaattgagaaccGCTGTCGATAAATTTGGGATTCATTTTAACGCGATCGAAGTCATTTGTACCGTGGACaatattttaatgaaactGAACGAAAGCCTCATCACATACACCAATGCGAGCAAAAGTGGTACTACTGTAACTTACGAGTGTCGCCGAAAAACTATAGGAAATGAAGATTTCACAAGCAGAGCTTTTAAGGATTTGGAAATAATATTGGAGCAAGTACCGAAATTTACTTTTCGAATTGAACTCTAcgattcgaaaagaaaaaaccagaaaaatatGACCAAATTTATCACTTcatttataaactttttgaaggcAAAGGACTGTATTCACGTTAAGGAAATACATTTCAACAGGCTTTTGTTCGATGATATTCTCTCAATTCTTCCATTCTTCAATGCTAAAGTATTGGAAAATATCAAGTTATCGGAAActgataatctgaaaaaatttgaacgacTCGCTTGCTTGGAGCAGTGGAAAAACgcgaaaacatttgaaactcCTTGGGTCCTGGTTCATAATTGTCAAATTCCAATTGAACAATTATTTCACCTGGAGAGGTTCAAAATCGTCATAGAtgactttttcaaacaaaatagAATTGATATCAGGGAT gatTTACTGCAAAGGAGTACATTCCGGAAATgcgaaattttgtttgaaaaatcgaattcgaCGCCATTTGAAATTGCTAAATTGTTCAAGCCTGACGTTTCTAAAAGTGACAACTATGAAGTTGAGTTTTCAATAGGCGgcaaaatgttcagaattaTTTCTTctacaaattgttttttgtgtgAGATTTTGTGA
- the T12B5.15 gene encoding uncharacterized protein (Confirmed by transcript evidence) codes for MKILILAIFFAIFISGSALGCARETCSDDSECESNELCGFRGQEGKKFCQPKCSSDADCSKLRRCDIDRCAYRKDPHY; via the exons atgaagattctCATTTTg GCAATCTTCTTCGCTATCTTCATCTCAGGATCAGCCCTTGGATGTGCACGCGAAACTTGTTCGGATGACTCTGAATGTGAAAGCAATGAACTGTGTGGTTTCAGAGGTCAGGAAGGCAAAAAGTTCTGTCAACCCAAGTGTTCGTCGGATGCAGATTGCTCCAAATTGAGGCGATGTGACATTGATAGATGTGCTTACAGAAAAGATCCacactattga
- the fbxa-54 gene encoding F-box domain-containing protein (Confirmed by transcript evidence) codes for MPSINPDAQRALTEKRGKELDKWIEMKCVRFMSGIEPFSPTLSDLPTEIIHHVVEKMQSIDRLRARKVCRSLRSAVNKFGLRFDHILLYLQKESIEIWLGRPKTIYTTAANGSLSVIHNRQEKLIDGENFVERAAKDFKIVSNHAREIKIWKNTYDRRDIFTTFTAFLCSKKCILVEELILWDFSLDEILTILSCFDANVLKKLELQWIESVDQFKRITRLEHWENTEELKIWVSNFDSAIIVYCFHFKCFDIHKLDEFPAHIAIQIRDDLLRSSTFHSCNISFDKSKSNPIEIARMFQPDYVGGNEFKIEFSNGNDKFDISLWNFDANNYQLNVKRL; via the exons atgccTTCTATCAACCCGGATGCTCAACGTGCATTGACTGAAAAACGTGGAAAAGAACTTGACAAATGGATTGAAATGAAATGTGTTCGATTTATGAGCGG AATAGAACCCTTTTCACCAACGCTTTCCGATTTGCCTACAGAAATAATTCATCATGTTGTGGAAAAGATGCAGTCCATAGatcg ACTGAGAGCGAGGAAAGTGTGTCGCAGTTTGAGATCTGCTGTCAATAAATTTGGATTACGTTTTGACCACATCCTTTTGTACTTGCAGAAAGAAAGCATCGAAATATGGTTAGGTCGCCCTAAAACAATATATACTACTGCAGCAAATGGCAGTTTAAGTGTGATCCACAATAGACAGGAAAAGTTAATTGATGGAGAAAACTTTGTGGAAAGAGCGGCCAAGGATTTTAAGATAGTATCAAATCACGCaagggaaattaaaatttggaagaacACGTATGATAGACGCGATATTTTTACAACGTTCACAGCGTTTCTGTGTTCCAAAAAGTGTATTCTCGTGGAAGAACTAATTCTTTGGGACTTCTCGTTAGATGAAATCCTCACAATTCTTTCATGTTTTGACGCAAATGTGCTCAAAAAGCTCGAATTACAATGGATTGAGTCAGTTGACCAATTCAAGCGAATAACTCGTTTGGAGCATTGGGAAAATACAGAAGAACTCAAAATTTGGGTTTCTAACTTTGACAGTGCAATAATTGTCtattgttttcatttcaaatgcTTTGATATTCACAAATTGGACGAATTTCCAGCACATATCGCGATACAAATAAGAGAT gatctTTTGAGAAGCAGTACATTTCATAGTTGTAATATATCTTTTGACAAATCAAAGTCAAATCCGATTGAAATTGCAAGAATGTTCCAACCGGACTATGTCGGCGgcaatgaatttaaaattgaattttcaaatggtAACGACAAATTTGATATTTCGCTTTGGAACTTTGATGCAAACAATTATCAATTGAATGTGAAAAGATTGTGA
- the T12B5.14 gene encoding Kazal-like domain-containing protein (Partially confirmed by transcript evidence), with product MTNNSGKKIWYKNISIYVKPPTDLLINTVKLIVLVIFFVLFIATSVNACSRPTCPDDTECPETDVCGYRNQTTGSKFCLSRCSSDADCDEFRRCDIDRCVSKKYQARTIY from the exons ATGACTAACAATTctggtaaaaaaatttggtataaAAACATATCAATATACGTTAAACCACCAACCGATCTATTGATTAACACAGTGAAGCTCATCGTTTTA GTAATCTTTTTTGTGCTCTTCATCGCAACATCAGTCAACGCATGCTCTCGCCCGACTTGTCCGGATGATACAGAGTGTCCTGAAACCGATGTATGTGGTTATAGAAACCAGACGACAGGCAGCAAGTTTTGTTTATCGAGATGTTCGTCGGACGCAGACTGTGATGAATTTAGACGATGCGACATTGATAgatgtgtttcaaaaaaatatcaagcCCGTACAATTTACTGA
- the fbxa-67 gene encoding F-box domain-containing protein (Confirmed by transcript evidence): MSDSNRDAQHELARIHRSFGPISPTLYNMPINIVDQVLEKLEPMDRLKIRKVCRNLRTCVDRFGIHFNYIIFHIWKNAFELGMDGFHIRYTDAENGGSTVRKDENQETPIEGASSMKIAFQDLKTVLKHTSELRISNEHNEHEIIKSFIEILKSVKCIHVKTIKLVNFSFNDVITILQYCNTKVLESIALWDTHINRQFENIAHLDQWKCAKKCSLFGDKLENKLIDHLFHFQWFQIQLDDFPTYIAIKIRDDLMRRSTFQGCQIYCDTSKSNPIEIAKVFKPDYDGGNEFEIDYSNDNANFKIQFNSFRNSSSRFDMHKL; this comes from the exons atgtcTGATTCCAACCGAGATGCTCAACATGAACTGGCGAGGATCCATAGAAg tttcggcCCAATATCCCCGACGCTTTACAATATGCCAATAAATATCGTCGAtcaagttttggaaaagttggagCCCATGGATCg TTTGAAAATCCGTAAAGTGTGTAGAAACTTGCGAACTTGTGTTGATAGATTTGGAATTCATTTTAATTACATCATTTTTCACATATGGAAGAATGCCTTCGAATTGGGGATGGACGGATTTCACATCAGATACACCGATGCAGAAAACGGAGGTTCAACTGTGAGAAAGGACGAAAATCAAGAAACACCTATCGAAGGAGCAAGTTCTATGAAAATAGCATTCCAAGATTTAAAAACAGTATTGAAGCACACATCGGAATTAAGAATTTCTAACGAGCACAATGAACACGAGATTATCAAatcatttattgaaattttgaaatcagttAAATGTATTCACGTGAAGACAATAAAACTTGTCAATTTCTCATTCAATGATGTCATCACTATTCTCCAGTATTGTAACACCAAAGTTCTGGAAAGCATTGCATTGTGGGATACTCACATAAACAggcagtttgaaaatattgctCATCTGGATCAATGGAAATGTGCGAAAAAATGCAGTCTGTTTGGTGATAAGCttgaaaataaactaattGACCATCTGTTCCACTTTCAATGGTTCCAGATCCAACTGGACGACTTTCCAACATATATTGCAATCAAAATTAGAGAT GATCTAATGAGAAGAAGTACATTTCAAGGTTGCCAGATATATTGTGACACATCAAAGTCAAATCcaattgaaattgcaaaagtgtTCAAACCGGACTATGATGGCGGCAATGAGTTTGAAATTGACTACTCAAACGATAAtgcaaactttaaaattcaattcaattctttTAGGAATTCTAGTTCTCGGTTTGACATGcacaaattgtga